In Haladaptatus cibarius D43, the sequence CCAGCGACAGGACTGGGCGCGCTCGTCTCGCGGGTCGCTTCGCTCCCCACTCGACTGTCCGACCCTCGGAAACCATCGCTACCGGGATACAGGTCGATAGCACAGCCCTCGTCGTGGGCGGTGTAAGGGGAGTTGTAGAGCGAAAAGCGCGGATAGCGCGACAGAACCTCCGGCGGAAGTCCGACCATGCAACCCACTCTAGACCGAGTGCGTTTACATACGTCGGGTTACAATGGAATGCTATGCGCGTGCTTCGTGGGCGGGCCGAAACGCGAGACGAAGACCGGACGGTCACCGCCACGATGCTCACAGAGACGGCAGACAGCGGTGAGGCCGCGGTTCGGGTGTGGACACCCCACCGACAAATCGCGTTCGGTCGGCGGGACGCCCGCGCCGATGGATTCGATGTGGCGAAATCGGTTGCCGAAACCTGCGGGCTCGAACCCATCGAGCGAAGCGTCGGCGGACGAGCAGTCGCCTACACCGGAACGACAGTTGCCTTCGCCCACACGGTTCCACTCGCGGATATGCGACGAGGGATGGAAGAGCGGTACGCCGAAACGACCGAGGCAGTTCAGCGGGCCTTCTGGCGACTCGGCGTTCCAGCCCAACGCGGCGAACCGCCGCGGTCGTTCTGTCCGGGAGACTATTCGCTCCAGTGGAACGGAAAGCTCGCCGGAGTCGCACAGCGAGTCAGAACGGGATCAGCACTGGTTTCGGGCGTCGTCGTCGTGGACGGCCACGACGAAATCGCAAGCGTCCTCGACCCGATTTATGCGGCGCTCGACGTGCCCTTCGACCCGGGTTCGGTCGGCAGTATCGCCAAAGCAGACGGAGATGCAGACCCCGAATTTGTCATCGAAACCATCGAAGCCCTGCTGGTCGGCGATGCGGAAGTGACGGTCGAACACGTCGGCGACCGAGAGATTTAGGACGGTTCCCAAACCACTCGCGGGTATGCTTACCATTCGGAACGCAACGCTCGCCGACGGGAGCAAGCGAGACGTTCGCATCGACACCGACGCAGGACGGATTTCCGCAATCGGGTCGTCGCTCACGGAATCGGGCGAGGCCATCGACGCCACAGGGAAACTCCTTCTTCCGGG encodes:
- a CDS encoding lipoate--protein ligase family protein; amino-acid sequence: MRVLRGRAETRDEDRTVTATMLTETADSGEAAVRVWTPHRQIAFGRRDARADGFDVAKSVAETCGLEPIERSVGGRAVAYTGTTVAFAHTVPLADMRRGMEERYAETTEAVQRAFWRLGVPAQRGEPPRSFCPGDYSLQWNGKLAGVAQRVRTGSALVSGVVVVDGHDEIASVLDPIYAALDVPFDPGSVGSIAKADGDADPEFVIETIEALLVGDAEVTVEHVGDREI